The Brassica oleracea var. oleracea cultivar TO1000 chromosome C6, BOL, whole genome shotgun sequence genome includes a region encoding these proteins:
- the LOC106296852 gene encoding uncharacterized protein LOC106296852 gives MEDTISNPSMMEPLLFPVDDPMSLLLSHYSDNNNNLCGFVRGPRYGEYASLRESKLRLKREYETILKEEEERFFGGEKNKKRNQTRFGFTREDEIKVSPEKKTRFGFKYNPNPRRLSSSSSCSLAQSVPDFSAMIRKENRRPANANLLPRRTDLTPPPSKGRNGAVFGSVSSARGSMSAGEKTKGKMGMMRKSYATVEGLKKVSMAAASGINGGGGGGGRKSIGGGGRTILGYRQIY, from the coding sequence ATGGAGGATACGATTTCAAACCCAAGCATGATGGAACCTCTGTTATTTCCCGTTGACGATCCAATGTCTCTCCTACTTTCTCATTACTCCGATAACAACAACAATCTCTGCGGGTTCGTGAGAGGTCCCAGATACGGAGAATACGCAAGCCTACGAGAATCGAAGCTTCGATTGAAGCGAGAGTACGAGACGATACTAAAGGAAGAAGAAGAGAGGTTCTTCGGCGGAGAGAAGAACAAGAAGCGGAATCAAACGAGGTTTGGTTTCACAAGAGAAGATGAAATTAAGGTTTCGCCGGAGAAGAAGACGAGATTTGGGTTTAAATACAACCCTAATCCGCGGAGACTGTCTTCGTCCTCGTCGTGTTCGTTGGCTCAGTCTGTTCCTGACTTCTCCGCCATGATCCGTAAGGAAAATCGCCGGCCGGCTAACGCGAATCTGCTCCCGCGGAGGACGGATCTCACTCCGCCGCCGTCTAAGGGCAGGAACGGCGCCGTTTTCGGATCGGTTTCTTCCGCTAGAGGAAGCATGAGTGCAGGAGAGAAGACCAAAGGGAAGATGGGGATGATGCGTAAGAGTTACGCTACCGTCGAAGGTTTGAAGAAAGTATCAATGGCTGCTGCTTCTGGCATTAATGGCGGCGGCGGTGGAGGAGGGAGGAAATCAATCGGCGGTGGTGGTCGGACTATTCTAGGTTACAGACAAATCTACTGA